A window of Eriocheir sinensis breed Jianghai 21 chromosome 63, ASM2467909v1, whole genome shotgun sequence contains these coding sequences:
- the LOC126986920 gene encoding aminopeptidase N-like isoform X1 produces the protein MAKSLLGGGGGGGGEGGEDVGVGGEGGGGTEAPGDFSAMEASNSNHHPHNHTTTTTSSCTKNKGCFVGRGLGVLLAVAFACGLVATGLLVYYCAPHDRQTESDVLLPRVQPNVRKTPQGRRRINCTTRKLGSVKGPATTSPFPFSSSPSFIPPTTFSVPNTVTPQEEELDVRLPRSLRPLHYLVKLQPLINGNLSILGYVEVEMEVLEATTNITLHIADIITHNDTIRVTTPEDLDGPSLKIRKHEYDHDKQFYLAHLEEPLLEGQKYILSMAFEGHLNDQLHGFYRSTYRDADGTEKAMGVTQFQATDARRAFPCFDEPALKATFEVYLGRQLNMTTISNMPIIETIPMLVQMIMVWKSWRECVMRLNSFVLSPTKFTFIGRANQKGWVWDHYDTTVPMSTYLVAFVVSDFANLSTTPNNKTLFRVWARESAIQQAEFARQVGPPILLYFEEYFNQSYPLPKQDMIAIPDFSAGAMENWGLITYRETAMLYDARVSAASNKQYVAAVVAHELAHQWFGNLVTPSWWTDLWLNEGFASYVEYIGVNHVEPSWQVMEQFVLNELHIVFGLDSLESSHPISIPVGHPDEISQIFDRISYAKGASIIRMMNHFLTEVAFRRGLSTYLEAFKYDNAEQDDLWRHLTEAAHAVGTLPPELSVKAIMDTWTLQMGYPVIRVERSPDGTSASVSQERFLLVKDDSAEDTHDYKWWVPLTYTGQQRPDFSQTEPQVWMKDSEAQVTVKGLPPKDQWVIFNLQQTSYYRVNYDQHNWNLLIQQLLNDHSAIHTVNRAQIIDDVMNLAKAGQMTYGTALGVYNYLGAETELVPWAAAIDNLAYLKEMFARTGGYGALKKYLLDIVVPLYDLVGFHDHESDPLLDQYKRQKALSWACELEHMDCLANAAASYAAWMADPDNSSIISPNLKSTVYCHAIAAGDEEEWNFAWEQYLTANVGSEKNRLLSAMGCTKHTWILSRYLEMAFSSESGIRKQDAFRVFGRVASNEVGRPLAWAFLQDRWHDIYEFYGKAKSRLIKSATRSFNTHLQLKELRAFHREHLDDLDSASRAVQQVIERTKVNIAWMRTNYEVIVEWLDQSGYSTKLRNA, from the exons ATGGCTAAGTCCCTGCTtggtggaggcggcggaggaggaggagaaggaggagaagatgtaggagtaggaggcgaaggaggaggcggaacAGAAGCACCAGGGGATTTTTCAGCAATGGAGGCGAGCAACAGTAACCACCACCctcacaaccacaccaccacaaccacctcctcctgcacCAAAAATAAAGGATGCTTCGTCGGGAGGGGCCTTGGAGTCCTTCTTGCAGTGGCCTTCGCGTGCGGGTTGGTGGCTACCGGGCTCCTGGTCTACTACTGCGCCCCCcacgacagacagacggaaagtgATGTTTTGTTACCCAGAGTTCAG ccCAACGTGCGGAAGACGCCTCAGGGCCGCAGACGCATCAACTGCACCACCAGAAAACTAGGCAGTGTTAAGGGCCCCGCCACCACcagccccttccctttctcctcctccccttctttcattcctcccacCACCTTCAGCGTCCCCAACACCGTGACGCCCCAAGAGGAGGAGCTGGACGTGCGCCTCCCGCGATCCCTGCGTCCGCTACACTACCTGGTGAAGCTGCAGCCGCTCATCAACGGCAACCTGAGCATCCTGGGCTacgtggaggtggagatggaggtgctgGAGGCCACGACCAACATCACCCTCCACATCGCCGACATCATCACCCACAACGACACCATCAGG GTGACGACCCCCGAGGACCTGGACGGGCCGAGCCTCAAGATCCGGAAGCACGAGTACGACCACGATAAGCAGTTCTACCTGGCCCACCTGGAGGAGCCGCTGCTGGAGGGCCAGAAGTACATCCTCTCCATGGCCTTCGAGGGTCACCTCAACGACCAGCTGCACGGCTTCTACAGGTCCACCTACAGAGACGCTGACGGCACGGAGAA GGCGATGGGCGTGACGCAGTTCCAGGCGACGGACGCGCGGCGGGCCTTCCCGTGCTTCGACGAGCCGGCGCTCAAGGCGACTTTCGAGGTGTACTTGGGGCGGCAGCTGAACATGACCACCATCTCCAACATGCCCATCATCGAGACCATTCCCATGTTAGTGCAGATGATAATGGTTTGGAAATCATGGCGCGAGTGTGTTATGCGTTTAAATAGCTTTGTCCTGTCACCCACAAAATTCACTTTCATCGGCAGGGCCAATCAGAAGGGCTGGGTGTGGGACCACTATGACACCACCGTGCCCATGTCCACCTACCTCGTGGCCTTCGTCGTGTCGGACTTCGCCAACCTCTCCACAACACCCAACAACAAGACCCTCTTCAGGG TGTGGGCGCGGGAGTCGGCCATCCAGCAGGCAGAGTTTGCCCGGCAGGTCGGGCCGCCCATCCTCCTGTACTTCGAGGAGTACTTCAACCAGTCGTACCCGCTGCCCAAGCAGGACATGATTGCCATTCCAGACTTTTCCGCCGGCGCCATGGAGAACTGGGGCCTCATAACGTACAG AGAGACAGCCATGCTGTACGACGCGCGGGTGTCGGCGGCCTCCAACAAGCAGtacgtggcggcggtggtggcgcaCGAGTTGGCGCACCAGTGGTTTGGCAACCTGGTGACGCCCAGTTGGTGGACGGACCTGTGGCTCAACGAGGGATTCGCCTCCTACGTGGAGTACATCGGCGTGAATCAC GTGGAGCCGTCGTGGCAGGTGATGGAGCAGTTCGTGCTTAACGAACTGCACATCGTGTTTGGGCTGGACAGTCTAGAGTCCTCGCACCCCATCAGCATCCCCGTGGGCCACCCGGACGAGATCAGTCAGATCTTTGACAGGATATCATAcgccaaag GAGCTTCCATCATCCGAATGATGAACCATTTCCTGACGGAGGTGGCCTTCAGGCGTGGCCTCAGCACCTATTTAGAAGCTTT CAAGTACGACAACGCGGAGCAGGACGACCTGTGGCGGCACCTGACGGAGGCGGCGCACGCGGTGGGCACGCTGCCGCCGGAGCTGAGCGTCAAGGCCATCATGGACACGTGGACGCTGCAGATGGGCTACCCCGTCATCAGGGTGGAGCGGAGCCCCGACGGCACCTCGGCCAGCGTCTCCCAG GAGCGGTTCCTGCTGGTGAAGGACGACAGCGCCGAGGACACGCACGACTACAAGTGGTGGGTGCCGCTGACCTACACGGGCCAGCAGCGGCCGGACTTCAGCCAGACGGAGCCCCAGGTGTGGATGAAGGACTCGGAGGCGCAGGTCACCGTCAAAGGCCTGCCCCCCAAGGACCAGTGGGTCATCTTCAACCTGCAGCAGACCAGCTACTACAGGGTCAACTACGACCAGCACAACTGGAACCTGCTCATCCAGCAGCTGCTCAACGACCACAGCGCCATCCACACGGTCAACAGGGCGCAGATCATTGATGACGTCATGAACCTCGCCAAGGCCG GTCAGATGACTTACGGCACGGCCCTTGGAGTGTACAATTATTTAGGCGCCGAGACCGAGCTGGTGCCTTGGGCGGCGGCCATCGACAACCTGGCATACCTGAAGGAGATGTTTGCACGCACGGGCGGCTACGGCGCGCTCAAG AAGTACCTGCTGGACATCGTGGTGCCGCTGTACGACCTGGTGGGCTTCCACGACCATGAGAGTGACCCGCTGCTGGACCAGTACAAGCGGCAGAAGGCGCTGTCGTGGGCCTGCGAGCTGGAGCACATGGACTGTCTTGCCAACGCCGCCGCCAGCTACGCCGCCTGGATGGCCGACCCGGATAACAGCAG catCATCTCCCCAAACCTCAAGTCGACGGTGTACTGCCACGCCATCGCCGCCGGGGACGAGGAGGAATGGAACTTCGCGTGGGAGCAGTACCTCACCGCCAACGTGGGCTCCGAGAAGAACCGCCTCCTCTCCGCCATGGGCTGCACCAAGCACACCTGGATTCTCTCAAG GTATCTGGAGATGGCGTTCAGCTCCGAGAGTGGCATCAGGAAGCAGGACGCCTTCCGGGTGTTCGGGAGGGTGGCCAGCAACGAGGTGGGGCGCCCGCTGGCCTGGGCTTTCCTGCAGGACCGCTGGCACGACATCTACGAGTT CTACGGCAAGGCCAAGTCTCGCCTCATTAAGTCGGCCACCAGGAGTTTCAACACCCATCTGCAGCTGAAGgag cttcGGGCCTTTCACCgcgagcacctggacgacctagACTCCGCCTCTCGCGCCGTGCAACAGGTCATCGAGCGCACCAAGGTCAACATAGCCTGGATGCGGACCAACTATGAGGTCATCGTGGAGTGGCTGGACCAGAGCGGCTACTCCACCAAGCTCAGGAACGCCTAA
- the LOC126986920 gene encoding aminopeptidase N-like isoform X2, translated as MAKSLLGGGGGGGGEGGEDVGVGGEGGGGTEAPGDFSAMEASNSNHHPHNHTTTTTSSCTKNKGCFVGRGLGVLLAVAFACGLVATGLLVYYCAPHDRQTESDVLLPRVQPNVRKTPQGRRRINCTTRKLGSVKGPATTSPFPFSSSPSFIPPTTFSVPNTVTPQEEELDVRLPRSLRPLHYLVKLQPLINGNLSILGYVEVEMEVLEATTNITLHIADIITHNDTIRVTTPEDLDGPSLKIRKHEYDHDKQFYLAHLEEPLLEGQKYILSMAFEGHLNDQLHGFYRSTYRDADGTEKAMGVTQFQATDARRAFPCFDEPALKATFEVYLGRQLNMTTISNMPIIETIPMANQKGWVWDHYDTTVPMSTYLVAFVVSDFANLSTTPNNKTLFRVWARESAIQQAEFARQVGPPILLYFEEYFNQSYPLPKQDMIAIPDFSAGAMENWGLITYRETAMLYDARVSAASNKQYVAAVVAHELAHQWFGNLVTPSWWTDLWLNEGFASYVEYIGVNHVEPSWQVMEQFVLNELHIVFGLDSLESSHPISIPVGHPDEISQIFDRISYAKGASIIRMMNHFLTEVAFRRGLSTYLEAFKYDNAEQDDLWRHLTEAAHAVGTLPPELSVKAIMDTWTLQMGYPVIRVERSPDGTSASVSQERFLLVKDDSAEDTHDYKWWVPLTYTGQQRPDFSQTEPQVWMKDSEAQVTVKGLPPKDQWVIFNLQQTSYYRVNYDQHNWNLLIQQLLNDHSAIHTVNRAQIIDDVMNLAKAGQMTYGTALGVYNYLGAETELVPWAAAIDNLAYLKEMFARTGGYGALKKYLLDIVVPLYDLVGFHDHESDPLLDQYKRQKALSWACELEHMDCLANAAASYAAWMADPDNSSIISPNLKSTVYCHAIAAGDEEEWNFAWEQYLTANVGSEKNRLLSAMGCTKHTWILSRYLEMAFSSESGIRKQDAFRVFGRVASNEVGRPLAWAFLQDRWHDIYEFYGKAKSRLIKSATRSFNTHLQLKELRAFHREHLDDLDSASRAVQQVIERTKVNIAWMRTNYEVIVEWLDQSGYSTKLRNA; from the exons ATGGCTAAGTCCCTGCTtggtggaggcggcggaggaggaggagaaggaggagaagatgtaggagtaggaggcgaaggaggaggcggaacAGAAGCACCAGGGGATTTTTCAGCAATGGAGGCGAGCAACAGTAACCACCACCctcacaaccacaccaccacaaccacctcctcctgcacCAAAAATAAAGGATGCTTCGTCGGGAGGGGCCTTGGAGTCCTTCTTGCAGTGGCCTTCGCGTGCGGGTTGGTGGCTACCGGGCTCCTGGTCTACTACTGCGCCCCCcacgacagacagacggaaagtgATGTTTTGTTACCCAGAGTTCAG ccCAACGTGCGGAAGACGCCTCAGGGCCGCAGACGCATCAACTGCACCACCAGAAAACTAGGCAGTGTTAAGGGCCCCGCCACCACcagccccttccctttctcctcctccccttctttcattcctcccacCACCTTCAGCGTCCCCAACACCGTGACGCCCCAAGAGGAGGAGCTGGACGTGCGCCTCCCGCGATCCCTGCGTCCGCTACACTACCTGGTGAAGCTGCAGCCGCTCATCAACGGCAACCTGAGCATCCTGGGCTacgtggaggtggagatggaggtgctgGAGGCCACGACCAACATCACCCTCCACATCGCCGACATCATCACCCACAACGACACCATCAGG GTGACGACCCCCGAGGACCTGGACGGGCCGAGCCTCAAGATCCGGAAGCACGAGTACGACCACGATAAGCAGTTCTACCTGGCCCACCTGGAGGAGCCGCTGCTGGAGGGCCAGAAGTACATCCTCTCCATGGCCTTCGAGGGTCACCTCAACGACCAGCTGCACGGCTTCTACAGGTCCACCTACAGAGACGCTGACGGCACGGAGAA GGCGATGGGCGTGACGCAGTTCCAGGCGACGGACGCGCGGCGGGCCTTCCCGTGCTTCGACGAGCCGGCGCTCAAGGCGACTTTCGAGGTGTACTTGGGGCGGCAGCTGAACATGACCACCATCTCCAACATGCCCATCATCGAGACCATTCCCAT GGCCAATCAGAAGGGCTGGGTGTGGGACCACTATGACACCACCGTGCCCATGTCCACCTACCTCGTGGCCTTCGTCGTGTCGGACTTCGCCAACCTCTCCACAACACCCAACAACAAGACCCTCTTCAGGG TGTGGGCGCGGGAGTCGGCCATCCAGCAGGCAGAGTTTGCCCGGCAGGTCGGGCCGCCCATCCTCCTGTACTTCGAGGAGTACTTCAACCAGTCGTACCCGCTGCCCAAGCAGGACATGATTGCCATTCCAGACTTTTCCGCCGGCGCCATGGAGAACTGGGGCCTCATAACGTACAG AGAGACAGCCATGCTGTACGACGCGCGGGTGTCGGCGGCCTCCAACAAGCAGtacgtggcggcggtggtggcgcaCGAGTTGGCGCACCAGTGGTTTGGCAACCTGGTGACGCCCAGTTGGTGGACGGACCTGTGGCTCAACGAGGGATTCGCCTCCTACGTGGAGTACATCGGCGTGAATCAC GTGGAGCCGTCGTGGCAGGTGATGGAGCAGTTCGTGCTTAACGAACTGCACATCGTGTTTGGGCTGGACAGTCTAGAGTCCTCGCACCCCATCAGCATCCCCGTGGGCCACCCGGACGAGATCAGTCAGATCTTTGACAGGATATCATAcgccaaag GAGCTTCCATCATCCGAATGATGAACCATTTCCTGACGGAGGTGGCCTTCAGGCGTGGCCTCAGCACCTATTTAGAAGCTTT CAAGTACGACAACGCGGAGCAGGACGACCTGTGGCGGCACCTGACGGAGGCGGCGCACGCGGTGGGCACGCTGCCGCCGGAGCTGAGCGTCAAGGCCATCATGGACACGTGGACGCTGCAGATGGGCTACCCCGTCATCAGGGTGGAGCGGAGCCCCGACGGCACCTCGGCCAGCGTCTCCCAG GAGCGGTTCCTGCTGGTGAAGGACGACAGCGCCGAGGACACGCACGACTACAAGTGGTGGGTGCCGCTGACCTACACGGGCCAGCAGCGGCCGGACTTCAGCCAGACGGAGCCCCAGGTGTGGATGAAGGACTCGGAGGCGCAGGTCACCGTCAAAGGCCTGCCCCCCAAGGACCAGTGGGTCATCTTCAACCTGCAGCAGACCAGCTACTACAGGGTCAACTACGACCAGCACAACTGGAACCTGCTCATCCAGCAGCTGCTCAACGACCACAGCGCCATCCACACGGTCAACAGGGCGCAGATCATTGATGACGTCATGAACCTCGCCAAGGCCG GTCAGATGACTTACGGCACGGCCCTTGGAGTGTACAATTATTTAGGCGCCGAGACCGAGCTGGTGCCTTGGGCGGCGGCCATCGACAACCTGGCATACCTGAAGGAGATGTTTGCACGCACGGGCGGCTACGGCGCGCTCAAG AAGTACCTGCTGGACATCGTGGTGCCGCTGTACGACCTGGTGGGCTTCCACGACCATGAGAGTGACCCGCTGCTGGACCAGTACAAGCGGCAGAAGGCGCTGTCGTGGGCCTGCGAGCTGGAGCACATGGACTGTCTTGCCAACGCCGCCGCCAGCTACGCCGCCTGGATGGCCGACCCGGATAACAGCAG catCATCTCCCCAAACCTCAAGTCGACGGTGTACTGCCACGCCATCGCCGCCGGGGACGAGGAGGAATGGAACTTCGCGTGGGAGCAGTACCTCACCGCCAACGTGGGCTCCGAGAAGAACCGCCTCCTCTCCGCCATGGGCTGCACCAAGCACACCTGGATTCTCTCAAG GTATCTGGAGATGGCGTTCAGCTCCGAGAGTGGCATCAGGAAGCAGGACGCCTTCCGGGTGTTCGGGAGGGTGGCCAGCAACGAGGTGGGGCGCCCGCTGGCCTGGGCTTTCCTGCAGGACCGCTGGCACGACATCTACGAGTT CTACGGCAAGGCCAAGTCTCGCCTCATTAAGTCGGCCACCAGGAGTTTCAACACCCATCTGCAGCTGAAGgag cttcGGGCCTTTCACCgcgagcacctggacgacctagACTCCGCCTCTCGCGCCGTGCAACAGGTCATCGAGCGCACCAAGGTCAACATAGCCTGGATGCGGACCAACTATGAGGTCATCGTGGAGTGGCTGGACCAGAGCGGCTACTCCACCAAGCTCAGGAACGCCTAA